A single Drosophila miranda strain MSH22 chromosome XR, D.miranda_PacBio2.1, whole genome shotgun sequence DNA region contains:
- the LOC108151042 gene encoding uncharacterized protein LOC108151042, translated as MSSNITLYYSAVEDMFKELLTIEVEQLDTKNVEKSDSEPLVNTPRRCVPRRQHNLFAKDSTSFVICRRSPKIESCFELGTGSELSSSRRRELQANQVLRLRIERTEKELKPQRRLSIRI; from the coding sequence ATGTCCTCAAACATTACGCTTTACTACTCAGCCGTGGAAGATATGTTCAAGGAACTGCTAACAATAGAGGTGGAACAGTTGGATACCAAGAATGTGGAAAAGTCCGATTCTGAGCCGTTGGTCAACACACCGAGGCGTTGTGTTCCGAGACGTCAGCATAATCTGTTTGCCAAGGACTCGACAAGTTTTGTGATTTGTCGCCGCTCACCGAAGATCGAATCATGCTTTGAGCTTGGGACGGGGTCGGAGCTGTCGTCTAGCAGACGTCGCGAACTCCAAGCCAACCAAGTCCTTCGTTTGCGCATTGAGAGAACCGAAAAGGAGCTGAAACCACAGCGACGGCTATCCATACGGATTTAA
- the LOC108151045 gene encoding protein midgut expression 1, whose product MCNALCECLKCPGKVVCCCCNCACKLLMSILCSIIVLVVVVGLIVYFTVYYHKDKGTDDVQKQVSQLTPIVKRSIRDYFNKEY is encoded by the exons ATGTGCAACGCTCTCTGCGAATGTCTCAAATGCCCCGGCAAAGTGGTTTGCTG CTGCTGTAACTGTGCCTGCAAATTGCTGATGAGCATTCTCTGCTCAATCATTGTCCTGGTCGTCGTAGTTGGATTAATTGTTTACTTCACGGTCTACTATCACAAGGATAAGGGCACCGATGACGTTCAGAAGCAGGTCTCCCAACTGACGCCCATTGTAAAGCGCAGCATACGCGACTATTTTAATAAGGAATATTGA